The proteins below are encoded in one region of Pomacea canaliculata isolate SZHN2017 linkage group LG7, ASM307304v1, whole genome shotgun sequence:
- the LOC112568394 gene encoding uncharacterized protein LOC112568394, translated as MREEIAAAAGFIARVLDASDALTTEDSLEQFQSCLSRILEQKFKGHWHTETPARGQAFRSIRIHPAEPLDPVLHQAACNSGIRHQDLQIPVELTVWVDPQEVCCRFGDLKATYCTVLTYRGGCLDNKIGSLDVRDLLDTAKAQYSRQQNIRIAHSSSPPLLHSSPSVQHDGSGFLCDFVPPHAGLHLYSPLDGFTSALLDPFPSLVGMDGEHFTPIFSSTTVHPPPHSRISRLSGAGGGGSIRKGIGGSTGIAMRGGKHKAEAGTFNHSNGSSHLGSLSSTSSGSNGFTHLGSGSTSNSGSLGSCNGRSGADRFHWFRSKGQHQVQSQKHLQQQQSSGSLKDAK; from the exons ATGCGGGAAgaaatagcagcagcagcaggcttCATTGCCCGGGTCTTAGACGCATCAGATGCCTTAACAACTGAGGATTCTCTGGAACAGTTTCAATCTTGCCTGTCACGAATCCTTGAACAAAAGTTCAAGGGTCACTGGCATACAGAAACTCCAGCACGTGGTCAGGCCTTTCGAAGCATCCGAATTCACCCAGCAGAACCGCTGGACCCTGTGCTACATCAGGCAGCCTGCAACAGTGGCATTCGCCACCAGGACCTGCAGATTCCTGTAGAACTGACAGTTTGGGTCGACCCTCAGGAGGTGTGCTgcag GTTTGGTGATCTCAAAGCTACATATTGTACAGTGCTGACCTATCGAGGTGGCTGTTTGGACAACAAAATTGGGTCACTAGATGTGCGAGACTTACTTGATACGGCCAAGGCCCAATACTCTCGCCAGCAAAACATTCGTATTGCACACAGCTCATCTCCCCCATTGCTGCACTCATCACCTTCTGTTCAACACGACGGCAGCGGTTTCCTGTGTGACTTTGTTCCCCCACATGCTGGTCTTCACCTATACTCCCCACTTGATGGATTTACCTCAGCTCTGCTAGACCCCTTTCCTAGCCTTGTTGGAATGGATGGAGAGCATTTCACACCTATTTTTTCCTCAACCACTGTCCACCCACCACCACATTCACGCATTTCTCGCCTTTCTGGGGCCGGTGGTGGAGGCAGCATTCGTAAAGGAATTGGAGGCAGCACCGGCATAGCCATGAGAGGAGGCAAGCACAAGGCAGAGGCAGGAACTTTTAACCATAGCAATGGCTCCAGCCACTTGGGATCACTTAGCAGCACCAGCTCTGGCAGCAATGGCTTCACCCACCTGGGGTCTGGCAGCACCAGCAACTCTGGCAGCTTAGGCAGCTGCAACGGTAGAAGTGGTGCTGATAGATTCCACTGGTTCCGATCTAAAGGGCAGCACCAGGTACAGTCACAGAAACATTTGCAGCAACAGCAGAGCTCAGGGTCGCTCAAAGATGCCAAGTAA